The following coding sequences are from one Bradyrhizobium sp. WSM471 window:
- a CDS encoding peptidylprolyl isomerase, translated as MIRILAFVAAVLFAVPAFAQTLPAGLDKANAIVIDSTKGRIVIKLRPDLAPQHAERIKQLAREGYYNNVPFHRVMDGFMAQTGDGQNFNGTGGSKYPNLKQEFSKVHFARGIVGMARRGDSVDTANSQFFIMFADGGSLDNQYTVIGEVVQGMDVVDKLKKAPPGSSGGTVTDPDKMVKVQVASDIK; from the coding sequence ATGATCCGAATTCTCGCATTTGTTGCCGCGGTTCTGTTCGCGGTGCCGGCGTTCGCGCAAACTTTGCCGGCCGGCCTCGACAAGGCCAACGCCATCGTCATCGACTCCACCAAGGGCCGCATCGTCATCAAGCTGAGGCCGGACCTTGCACCACAGCACGCCGAGCGCATCAAGCAGCTCGCGCGCGAGGGTTATTACAACAACGTGCCGTTCCATCGCGTCATGGACGGCTTCATGGCGCAGACCGGCGACGGTCAGAACTTCAACGGCACCGGCGGGTCGAAATATCCGAACCTGAAGCAGGAATTCTCGAAGGTGCATTTTGCGCGCGGCATCGTCGGGATGGCCCGGCGCGGCGACAGCGTCGACACCGCCAATTCGCAGTTCTTCATCATGTTCGCCGACGGCGGCAGCCTCGACAACCAGTACACCGTGATCGGCGAGGTCGTGCAGGGCATGGACGTCGTCGACAAGCTGAAGAAGGCGCCTCCCGGATCGAGCGGCGGCACCGTCACCGATCCCGACAAGATGGTGAAGGTGCAGGTCGCTTCCGACATCAAATAG
- a CDS encoding PepSY domain-containing protein, translating into MTTAKRRISGLLAIALSALLLAAPARAIVSTGTPTTLHSDTDGDAEADRQAVSREIERFRSSSISINQAMAIAEARHAGATTADVSFDGASGVPVYRVKTLHNDRIWRHTINAATGELVGGEAALPLAELDLDDRSNLAALGAIKHRLADAVHVAERAASGKAISGGLVRERGRLNFAIVVISGDNLKEVILEPPGARTK; encoded by the coding sequence ATGACGACAGCCAAACGACGGATCTCGGGATTGCTCGCGATCGCCCTGTCCGCACTCCTCCTCGCGGCGCCGGCGCGGGCGATCGTGAGCACAGGCACTCCGACCACCCTTCACAGCGATACAGATGGTGACGCTGAGGCCGACCGCCAAGCGGTCAGCCGCGAGATCGAGCGCTTCCGCAGCTCTTCAATCTCGATCAACCAGGCCATGGCGATTGCGGAAGCCCGTCACGCGGGTGCCACCACGGCGGATGTGAGTTTCGACGGAGCCTCCGGCGTGCCGGTCTACCGGGTGAAGACCCTGCACAATGACCGGATCTGGCGCCACACCATCAATGCCGCAACCGGCGAGCTCGTCGGCGGCGAAGCCGCCCTCCCTCTCGCCGAGCTCGACCTCGACGACCGCAGCAACCTCGCAGCGCTCGGTGCCATCAAGCACCGGCTTGCGGATGCCGTGCACGTCGCCGAACGCGCGGCCTCCGGCAAGGCGATCAGCGGCGGGCTGGTGCGCGAACGCGGTCGGCTGAATTTCGCGATCGTCGTCATCAGTGGCGACAACCTCAAGGAGGTCATCCTCGAACCGCCGGGCGCCCGGACCAAATAG
- a CDS encoding TetR/AcrR family transcriptional regulator: MGLTATRTRPAAQRREVPKSRGGRPTKSAAIERDQRLIEVATRLFLDRGFDATSLDAVAEAARVSKPTVYARYGDKRGLFAAVLRREIARWLAPLSAAAETQLGSASDISVEQRLVEIGREMLTFTCGPDAVAFSRMMTSQAINFPDIAKLGKEEGWLKAVATTARFFDHLVAQRALDIEDTTIAAEVFLDVVVGHTHRMATFGTTLELKDAEKRMRVAIKLFLAGALGPPDRLQEAAKTTRRRRPSR; encoded by the coding sequence ATGGGATTGACTGCGACCAGGACCAGACCGGCAGCTCAGCGGCGCGAGGTGCCGAAATCGCGCGGCGGCCGGCCGACGAAAAGCGCCGCGATCGAGCGCGATCAGCGGCTGATCGAGGTCGCCACCCGCCTGTTCCTGGATCGCGGCTTCGATGCCACCTCGCTCGATGCGGTCGCGGAAGCCGCGCGGGTGAGCAAGCCCACCGTCTATGCCCGTTACGGAGACAAGCGCGGATTGTTCGCCGCCGTGCTGCGGCGCGAGATCGCGCGATGGCTTGCACCGCTATCGGCGGCTGCCGAGACCCAGCTCGGCAGCGCCTCGGATATCTCGGTCGAGCAGCGGCTGGTCGAGATCGGGCGCGAGATGCTGACATTCACCTGCGGTCCCGATGCCGTCGCCTTCAGCCGCATGATGACGTCGCAGGCCATCAACTTCCCCGACATCGCCAAGCTCGGCAAGGAGGAAGGCTGGCTCAAGGCCGTCGCCACCACGGCACGCTTCTTCGACCATCTGGTGGCGCAACGCGCGCTCGACATCGAAGACACCACGATCGCAGCCGAGGTGTTTCTCGACGTCGTCGTGGGGCACACCCACCGCATGGCGACGTTCGGAACGACGCTCGAGCTGAAAGACGCCGAAAAGCGCATGCGGGTTGCCATCAAGCTGTTCCTGGCCGGTGCGCTTGGCCCTCCGGACCGCCTCCAGGAGGCCGCCAAGACCACGCGGCGGCGGCGCCCCTCGCGCTGA
- the queA gene encoding tRNA preQ1(34) S-adenosylmethionine ribosyltransferase-isomerase QueA, translated as MRTDLFDFDLPAERIALRPASPRDSAKMLVVDQGTLRDQIIADLPQWLKPGDQLVVNDTKVIAAQLKGRRIGRETEPKIEATLIKRLDGSRWQALVKPAKKLRDGDRIRFGNEGKVCLLGHLDAELEAKGAEGEVTLSFSFHGPTLDQAIADLGSPPLPPYIASKRTPDDRDLADYQTMFAANEGAVAAPTAGLHFTPALEQALHARGVGINRVTLHVGAGTFLPVKVDDTEGHKMHAEWGTLSAETAERLNTARKNSGRIIAVGTTSLRLLESAAREDGTLEPFAAETSIFITPGYRFRAVDVLLTNFHLPKSTLFMLVSAFSGLETMQQAYAHAIAHGYRFYSYGDACLLFRAEP; from the coding sequence ATGCGCACTGACCTCTTCGATTTCGACCTGCCCGCCGAGCGCATCGCATTGCGCCCGGCGAGCCCGCGCGATTCCGCGAAGATGCTGGTTGTCGATCAGGGCACGCTGCGCGACCAAATCATCGCCGATCTGCCGCAATGGCTGAAGCCAGGCGACCAGCTCGTCGTCAACGACACCAAGGTGATCGCGGCACAATTGAAAGGCCGTCGCATCGGCCGCGAGACCGAGCCGAAGATCGAGGCGACTCTGATCAAGCGTCTCGACGGTTCGCGCTGGCAGGCGCTGGTGAAGCCGGCCAAGAAACTCAGGGACGGCGACCGCATCCGCTTCGGCAATGAGGGCAAGGTCTGCCTGCTCGGCCATCTCGATGCCGAGCTCGAGGCCAAGGGCGCCGAAGGCGAGGTGACGCTGTCATTTTCGTTCCACGGCCCGACATTGGATCAAGCCATCGCCGATCTCGGCAGCCCGCCGCTGCCGCCCTACATCGCCTCGAAACGCACACCTGACGATCGGGATCTCGCCGACTACCAGACCATGTTCGCGGCGAATGAAGGCGCCGTTGCCGCGCCGACGGCCGGCCTGCATTTCACGCCGGCGCTGGAGCAGGCGCTGCACGCGCGCGGCGTCGGCATCAATCGCGTCACGCTGCATGTCGGGGCAGGGACGTTCCTGCCGGTGAAGGTGGACGACACCGAAGGCCATAAGATGCATGCCGAGTGGGGTACGCTCTCGGCCGAGACGGCGGAGCGGCTCAACACCGCCCGCAAGAACAGCGGCCGTATCATCGCGGTCGGCACCACGTCATTGCGGCTGCTCGAAAGCGCAGCCCGCGAGGACGGCACCCTTGAGCCGTTCGCCGCCGAGACGTCGATCTTCATCACCCCCGGCTATCGCTTCCGCGCCGTCGATGTTCTGCTGACCAACTTCCATTTGCCGAAGTCGACACTGTTCATGCTGGTGTCGGCATTCTCCGGGCTGGAGACGATGCAACAGGCCTATGCGCATGCGATCGCGCATGGCTATCGGTTCTATTCCTATGGCGATGCGTGTTTGTTGTTTCGGGCAGAGCCGTAA
- a CDS encoding potassium transporter Kup, with protein MTMGALGVVYGDIGTSPLYALKEAAKAAAHGGTLTNDAVLGVASLILWALLLIISLKYALLILRADNRGEGGIVALLALLHARNAQPGTWRAHLLVVGLIGAALLYGDGAITPAISVLSAIEGLKVDAPSLAPAVVPVTVVILIGLFMMQKQGTGFIGRIFGPVMLAWFFVLAALGIHGIVKAPAVLAALSPLYAFDFLIHQDFHVSFAILGAAFLAVTGGEAMYADMGHFGRLPIRLAWFAICLPALVLNYFGQAALLITDPTMIENPFFQLCPDALHYPLVAFSAVATVIASQAIISGVFSLTQQSIQLGFLPRMQIRHTTSDAIGQIYVPLVNWLLAAATLGAVLSFGSSEALAGAYGIAVSLLMAITTLLAALLAIQWGFSPWLVVAVNGFFFVIDLIFFSANSIKLFEGGWFPLMLAGFVAFLMLTWRSGVKLVEAARAKLRQPEEDLIETAVNKCSARLPGTAVFLASAPRGVPLALTQFVKHNHVLHERIILVTVLIEELPHIADEDRIEVIEIIPGITRVVLHYGFMQNPTIYDGLTLACRHGKLPGIDLDDITYYVGRETIIPREDVPGMWVWRETVFAFLQRNAERSAAFFGVPTKQVVEFGTELEI; from the coding sequence ATGACCATGGGCGCCCTCGGGGTGGTCTATGGCGATATCGGCACCAGCCCCCTCTACGCCCTGAAGGAAGCAGCCAAGGCTGCCGCCCACGGCGGCACATTGACGAACGATGCCGTTCTGGGCGTTGCCTCGCTGATCCTCTGGGCGTTGCTGCTGATCATCTCGCTGAAATACGCGCTGTTGATTTTGCGCGCGGACAACCGCGGCGAAGGCGGCATCGTCGCGCTCCTGGCGCTGCTGCATGCCCGCAACGCCCAACCCGGCACCTGGCGCGCGCATCTGCTGGTCGTCGGCCTCATCGGCGCAGCGCTGCTGTACGGCGACGGCGCGATCACCCCGGCGATCTCGGTGCTCTCAGCCATCGAAGGCCTGAAGGTCGACGCCCCCTCGCTCGCGCCGGCGGTTGTACCCGTGACCGTCGTCATCCTGATCGGACTGTTCATGATGCAGAAGCAGGGCACCGGCTTCATCGGCCGCATCTTCGGACCGGTGATGCTGGCCTGGTTCTTCGTGCTGGCAGCGCTCGGCATCCACGGCATCGTCAAGGCGCCGGCGGTGCTGGCGGCGCTCAGCCCTCTCTATGCGTTCGACTTCCTGATCCACCAGGATTTTCATGTCTCCTTCGCGATCCTGGGGGCCGCCTTCCTCGCGGTGACCGGCGGCGAAGCCATGTATGCCGACATGGGGCATTTCGGCCGCCTGCCGATCCGGCTGGCCTGGTTCGCGATCTGCCTGCCCGCGCTGGTGCTGAACTATTTCGGCCAGGCCGCGCTGCTGATCACCGACCCCACCATGATCGAAAATCCGTTCTTCCAGCTCTGCCCTGACGCCCTGCATTATCCGCTGGTCGCGTTCTCGGCGGTCGCGACCGTGATCGCCTCGCAGGCCATCATCTCCGGTGTGTTCTCGTTGACGCAGCAGTCGATCCAGCTCGGCTTCCTGCCGCGCATGCAGATCCGTCACACCACGAGCGACGCGATCGGCCAGATTTACGTGCCCTTGGTGAACTGGTTGCTCGCCGCCGCAACGCTCGGCGCCGTGCTGAGCTTCGGCAGCTCGGAGGCGCTGGCCGGCGCCTACGGAATCGCGGTGTCGCTGTTGATGGCGATCACCACGCTGCTCGCCGCGTTGCTCGCGATCCAGTGGGGTTTTTCGCCGTGGCTCGTGGTGGCCGTGAACGGCTTCTTCTTTGTGATCGATTTGATCTTCTTCTCGGCCAATTCGATCAAGCTGTTCGAGGGCGGCTGGTTTCCGCTGATGCTGGCGGGCTTCGTCGCCTTCCTGATGCTGACCTGGCGCAGCGGCGTGAAGCTCGTCGAAGCGGCACGCGCAAAGCTGCGCCAGCCCGAGGAGGATCTGATCGAGACCGCGGTCAACAAGTGCAGCGCCAGGCTTCCAGGCACCGCCGTGTTCCTGGCGTCGGCGCCGCGCGGCGTGCCGCTGGCGCTGACCCAGTTCGTCAAGCACAACCACGTGCTGCACGAGCGCATCATCCTGGTCACCGTGCTGATCGAGGAGCTTCCTCACATCGCCGACGAAGACCGCATCGAGGTGATCGAGATCATTCCCGGCATTACCCGCGTCGTCCTGCATTACGGCTTCATGCAGAACCCGACGATCTACGACGGGCTGACCCTCGCCTGCCGCCACGGCAAGCTGCCCGGGATCGACCTCGACGACATCACCTATTACGTCGGCCGCGAAACCATCATTCCGCGCGAGGACGTGCCGGGCATGTGGGTCTGGCGCGAAACCGTGTTCGCCTTTCTGCAACGCAACGCCGAACGCTCCGCCGCGTTCTTCGGCGTGCCGACCAAGCAGGTGGTCGAGTTCGGCACGGAGCTGGAGATTTAG
- a CDS encoding patatin-like phospholipase family protein, whose translation MRDRQPPTMPFPSSSTDPSARSHGRTRQTGVRLFGLLVLTCSLALGACTSLPRTPYTAAEASTSRVLDIDGLRRYADEPITKFSFEKDTSTASKSYLALSGGGADGAYGVGVLNGWTAARTRPTFSVVSGVSTGGLIAPFAFLGSRYDDTLKEVYTSGVAESLLSDPSIMRVLFGSGLFGNTRLRELVARYVGPEIMAQVARENAKGRRLLVVTTDLDTQRTAIWDMGKIAAVGTPEALKLFRDVMAASASIPLVFPPIMIDAEGEGRRFQEMHVDGGVTAPVLTLPEALLFQGSRLPGPAKLDIYILVNKKIERNFELVSNSTIDVASRSLSSITQSQTRSIIFSTYDFARRNRLGFHLSYIARDYPAAPSEGFDTAYMRALYQYGYEKAASGQAWTSTLP comes from the coding sequence ATGCGTGATCGCCAGCCACCGACAATGCCCTTCCCTTCAAGTTCGACTGATCCGTCCGCCCGTTCGCATGGCCGGACAAGGCAGACCGGCGTCCGCCTGTTCGGATTGCTGGTCCTGACATGCAGCCTGGCGCTCGGCGCCTGCACCTCCCTGCCCCGCACGCCCTATACGGCCGCTGAGGCCAGCACATCGCGCGTGCTCGATATCGACGGCCTCCGGCGCTACGCCGACGAGCCCATCACGAAATTCAGCTTCGAGAAGGACACCAGCACCGCGAGCAAGTCCTATCTGGCGCTGTCAGGCGGCGGCGCGGATGGCGCCTACGGCGTCGGCGTGCTGAACGGCTGGACCGCGGCCAGAACGCGTCCCACGTTCTCGGTCGTCTCGGGCGTCAGCACCGGCGGCCTGATCGCACCCTTTGCGTTTCTCGGCTCACGGTATGACGACACGCTGAAGGAGGTCTACACCAGCGGTGTCGCGGAGAGCCTGTTGAGCGATCCCAGCATCATGCGCGTGCTGTTCGGATCCGGCCTGTTCGGCAACACGCGGCTGCGCGAGCTCGTCGCCCGCTATGTCGGGCCGGAGATCATGGCGCAGGTCGCGCGTGAAAACGCCAAGGGCCGAAGGCTGCTGGTGGTGACGACCGATCTGGACACCCAGCGCACCGCGATCTGGGACATGGGCAAGATCGCCGCGGTCGGCACGCCCGAGGCGCTCAAGCTGTTTCGCGACGTGATGGCGGCCTCCGCCAGCATCCCCCTGGTGTTTCCGCCGATCATGATCGACGCCGAAGGCGAGGGCCGCAGGTTTCAGGAGATGCATGTCGACGGCGGCGTGACCGCCCCGGTGCTGACGCTGCCGGAAGCCCTGCTTTTCCAGGGCAGTCGCCTGCCGGGACCTGCGAAGCTGGACATCTACATCCTCGTCAACAAGAAGATCGAGCGAAACTTCGAGCTGGTCTCCAACAGCACCATCGACGTCGCCTCACGCAGCCTATCGTCGATCACCCAGTCGCAAACCCGCTCGATCATCTTCTCGACCTATGATTTTGCCAGGCGCAACCGCCTGGGCTTCCACCTCTCCTACATCGCGCGCGACTATCCGGCCGCCCCCTCGGAAGGATTCGATACCGCCTATATGCGAGCGCTGTATCAGTACGGATACGAGAAGGCGGCGTCTGGCCAGGCCTGGACTTCGACGCTTCCGTAA
- a CDS encoding peptidylprolyl isomerase — protein sequence MSATENTLILETTQGPVTIEMRPDLAPGHVARIKELVREGFYDGIVFHRVIDGFMAQTGCPQGTGTGGSGKKLKAEFNKEPHVRGTTSMARAASPDSGDSQFFIVFDDARFLDNQYTVWGKVTEGMENVDKIKRGEPVQNPDKIVKARMAADAE from the coding sequence ATGAGCGCCACCGAAAATACTTTGATCCTCGAGACCACGCAGGGCCCCGTCACCATCGAGATGCGGCCTGACCTGGCGCCCGGCCACGTCGCGCGCATCAAGGAACTCGTGCGTGAAGGCTTCTACGACGGCATCGTGTTCCATCGCGTGATCGACGGCTTCATGGCGCAGACCGGCTGTCCGCAAGGCACCGGCACCGGCGGCTCCGGCAAGAAGCTGAAGGCCGAGTTCAACAAGGAGCCGCATGTGCGCGGCACCACCTCGATGGCGCGCGCCGCCAGCCCGGATTCGGGCGACAGCCAGTTCTTTATCGTGTTCGACGACGCCCGCTTCCTCGACAACCAGTACACGGTGTGGGGCAAGGTCACCGAGGGCATGGAGAACGTCGACAAGATCAAGCGCGGCGAGCCCGTGCAGAACCCCGACAAGATCGTCAAGGCGCGGATGGCAGCTGACGCGGAGTAG
- a CDS encoding aspartate-semialdehyde dehydrogenase: protein MEDKVSNDPVVAIVGVTGAVGAEFIATMDKRGFRVGKLKALASARSAGKTVSFRGQDVVIEELTERAFEGVDIALFSAGGSISKKFAPIAVKAGAVVVDNSSAFRMDPNVPLVIPEINASRIRDHKGIIANPNCAAITALVPLWPIHQSNRIKRVIISTYQAASGAGAAAMDELVESTRANLNGQVYTPKVMPHPYAFNLFNHNTAIDPDTGYNDEETKVINETRKIFEDDKIAIGVTCVRVPVLRAHCEAITFECEKPISEDQVRAIMARAPGVKIVDDRARNYFPMPIDASGQDDVLVGRIRKDLSDPSGHSISMFVAADQLLKGAALNAVQIAELLPQRVMA, encoded by the coding sequence ATGGAGGACAAAGTGAGTAACGATCCCGTCGTCGCGATTGTCGGCGTCACCGGTGCGGTGGGCGCCGAATTCATCGCCACCATGGACAAGCGCGGCTTTCGCGTCGGCAAGCTCAAGGCGCTGGCGAGTGCCCGCTCGGCCGGCAAGACGGTGTCGTTCCGCGGGCAAGACGTCGTCATCGAGGAGCTGACCGAACGCGCCTTCGAAGGCGTCGACATCGCCCTGTTCTCCGCCGGCGGCAGCATCTCCAAGAAGTTCGCGCCGATCGCGGTCAAGGCGGGTGCCGTCGTCGTCGACAACTCCTCCGCCTTCCGCATGGACCCGAACGTGCCGCTGGTGATCCCCGAGATCAACGCGAGCCGCATCCGCGACCACAAGGGCATCATCGCCAACCCGAACTGCGCCGCCATTACCGCGCTCGTGCCGCTATGGCCGATCCACCAGAGCAACCGCATCAAGCGCGTGATCATCTCGACCTATCAGGCGGCCTCCGGCGCCGGCGCTGCCGCGATGGACGAGCTGGTCGAGTCCACCCGCGCCAACCTCAACGGGCAGGTTTATACGCCGAAGGTGATGCCGCATCCCTACGCCTTCAACCTCTTCAACCACAACACGGCGATCGACCCCGACACCGGCTACAACGACGAAGAGACCAAAGTCATCAACGAAACCCGCAAGATCTTCGAGGACGACAAGATTGCGATCGGCGTCACCTGCGTGCGCGTGCCGGTGTTGCGGGCTCATTGCGAGGCCATCACCTTCGAATGCGAGAAGCCGATCAGCGAGGATCAGGTCCGCGCCATCATGGCGCGAGCGCCCGGCGTTAAGATCGTCGACGACCGCGCCAGGAACTACTTCCCGATGCCGATCGACGCCTCGGGCCAGGACGACGTTCTGGTCGGCCGCATCCGCAAGGACCTCAGCGACCCCTCCGGGCATTCGATCTCGATGTTCGTGGCAGCGGATCAGCTGCTCAAGGGCGCTGCGCTCAACGCGGTGCAGATCGCGGAGCTCCTGCCGCAGCGCGTGATGGCGTAA
- the coaD gene encoding pantetheine-phosphate adenylyltransferase yields the protein MPRIAFYPGSFDPITNGHLDVVRHSVSLCDRLVVAIGVHPGKKPLFSTEERLKMLHDVCGPVAAQAGCVLEAATFDDLSVTSARKHGATIMIRGLRDGTDLDYEMQLAGMNEAMAPEVHTVFLPASPMVRPITATLVRQIAAMGGDVSAFVPPLVAAQLKAKFA from the coding sequence ATGCCCCGCATTGCCTTCTATCCAGGTTCCTTCGACCCCATCACCAACGGCCATCTGGACGTGGTCCGGCACAGCGTGTCGCTGTGCGACAGGCTCGTTGTCGCGATCGGGGTGCACCCCGGCAAGAAGCCGCTGTTCTCGACCGAGGAGCGGCTCAAGATGCTCCATGACGTCTGCGGGCCGGTGGCGGCCCAGGCCGGCTGCGTCCTCGAAGCCGCGACGTTCGACGATCTATCGGTGACCTCGGCGCGCAAGCACGGTGCGACGATTATGATTCGGGGCCTGCGCGACGGCACCGATCTCGACTACGAGATGCAGCTCGCCGGCATGAACGAGGCCATGGCGCCGGAGGTGCATACGGTCTTCCTGCCGGCTTCTCCCATGGTCCGCCCGATCACCGCCACTTTGGTGCGCCAGATCGCTGCCATGGGCGGGGACGTCTCGGCCTTCGTCCCGCCGCTGGTTGCGGCCCAGCTCAAGGCAAAATTCGCCTGA